The following coding sequences lie in one Anolis carolinensis isolate JA03-04 unplaced genomic scaffold, rAnoCar3.1.pri scaffold_11, whole genome shotgun sequence genomic window:
- the glce gene encoding D-glucuronyl C5-epimerase isoform X1 produces the protein MLLSRSLARSPPALPVCVSGNEAGGPAKKQNKKGNLYVSRTRLRRYDVNMRCLAARINYKTLIVICVLFTLVTVLLWNRCSNGQAGSFLRGGGGVGGFRAEGPEKRAAPSESIAGREGDGGPAAGRAQSEEASPQEQQKAPPVVAVGGGSRGNKAPGLRYEEIDCLINEEHTIKGRREGAEVFLPFSWVEKYFDVYGKVAQYDGYDRFEFSHSYSKVYAQRGPYHPDGVFMSFEGYNVEVRDRVKCISGVEGVPLSTQWGPQGYFYPIQIAQYGLSHYSKNLTEKPPNVVVYETAEEREPGGRSGDWTVPKGGSVTTVPDKARFTNVKHFVVPENSEGAWLALGNGRDFILSLDLRLVGNGSVSVVLETTEKGPPFTLHYVSDSHLISFKDRDVSYGIGARSGWSTLTRDLVTDLRKGVGLSHTKAVKPTKIMPRKVVRLVVRGRGFLDNVTVSSTAHMAAFFAASDWLVRNQDERGGWPIMVTRKLGEGFRSLEPGWYSAMAQGQAMSTLVRAFLLTKEQAFLAAALRATAPYKLPSEQRGVKAVFMGRHDWYEEYPTRPSSFVLNGFMYSLIGLYDLKETAGEALGREARGLYERGMDSLKAMLPLYDTGSGTVYDLRHFMLGAAPNLARWDYHTTHINQLQLLSTVDDSPVFREFAKRWKGYLRGGRAKHN, from the exons GTATGATGTGAATATGCGTTGCCTGGCGGCCCGCATCAACTACAAGACCCTGATCGTCATCTGCGTGCTCTTCACCCTGGTGACGGTCCTGCTCTGGAACCGGTGCTCCAACGGTCAAGCGGGCTCTTTCCTGCGTGGCGGCGGCGGCGTTGGCGGCTTCCGGGCCGAGGGTCCGGAGAAGCGGGCGGCCCCCTCGGAGAGCATCGCGGGGCGCGAGGGCGATGGGGGCCCCGCCGCAGGCCGGGCGCAGAGCGAGGAGGCCTCCCCGCAGGAGCAGCAGAAGGCCCCGCCGGTGGTGGCGGTGGGGGGCGGCTCCCGTGGGAACAAGGCCCCCGGCCTCAGGTACGAGGAGATCGACTGCCTGATCAACGAGGAGCACACCATCAAGGGCCGGCGGGAGGGCGCGGAGGTCTTCCTGCCCTTCTCCTGGGTGGAGAAGTACTTCGACGTCTACGGCAAGGTGGCCCAGTACGACGGCTACGACCGCTTTGAGTTCTCGCACAGCTACTCCAAGGTCTACGCCCAGAGGGGCCCCTACCACCCGGACGGGGTCTTCATGTCCTTCGAGGGCTACAACGTGGAGGTCCGGGACCGGGTCAAGTGCATTAGCGGCGTCGAAG GGGTGCCGCTGTCGACGCAGTGGGGTCCGCAGGGCTACTTCTACCCCATCCAGATCGCCCAGTACGGGCTCAGCCACTACAGCAAGAACCTGACCGAGAAGCCCCCCAACGTGGTGGTCTATGAAACGGCCGAGGAGCGGGAGCCGGGCGGGCGATCCGGGGACTGGACCGTGCCCAAGGGCGGCTCCGTGACCACGGTGCCGGACAAGGCCCGCTTCACCAACGTCAAGCACTTCGTGGTCCCAG AAAACTCGGAGGGTGCCTGGCTGGCGCTGGGCAACGGGCGGGACTTCATCCTGTCCTTGGACCTGCGCTTGGTGGGCAACGGCAGCGTCTCGGTGGTCCTGGAGACGACGGAGAAGGGCCCGCCCTTCACGCTGCACTACGTCTCGGACTCGCACCTCATCTCCTTCAAGGACCGGGACGTCTCGTACGGGATCGGGGCCCGGTCCGGCTGGAGCACGCTCACCCGGGACCTGGTGACGGACCTGCGCAAAGGGGTGGGCCTCTCGCACACCAAGGCGGTCAAGCCCACCAAGATCATGCCCCGGAAGGTGGTGCGGCTGGTGGTGCGCGGCAGGGGCTTCCTCGACAACGTCACCGTCTCCTCCACCGCCCACATGGCCGCCTTCTTCGCCGCCAGCGACTGGCTGGTGCGCAACCAGGACGAGCGGGGCGGCTGGCCCATCATGGTGACCCGGAAGCTGGGGGAGGGGTTCCGGTCGCTGGAGCCGGGCTGGTACTCGGCCATGGCGCAGGGGCAGGCCATGTCCACGCTGGTGCGGGCCTTCCTGCTGACCAAGGAGCAGGCCTTCCTGGCGGCCGCGCTGCGGGCCACGGCCCCGTACAAGCTGCCCTCGGAGCAGCGCGGCGTGAAGGCCGTCTTCATGGGCCGGCACGACTGGTACGAGGAGTACCCCACGCGGCCCAGCTCCTTCGTGCTCAACGGCTTCATGTACTCCCTCATCGGCCTCTACGACCTGAAGGAGACGGCCGGGGAGGCGCTGGGCAGGGAGGCCCGGGGGCTGTACGAGCGCGGCATGGACTCCCTCAAGGCCATGCTCCCGCTCTACGACACCGGCTCCGGCACCGTCTACGACCTGCGCCACTTCATGCTGGGCGCCGCCCCCAACCTGGCCCGCTGGGACTACCACACCACGCACATCAACCAGCTCCAGCTGCTCAGCACCGTCGACGACAGCCCCGTCTTCAGGGAGTTCGCCAAGCGCTGGAAGGGCTACCTGCGCGGCGGGAGGGCCAAGCACAACTGA
- the glce gene encoding D-glucuronyl C5-epimerase isoform X2 has translation MRCLAARINYKTLIVICVLFTLVTVLLWNRCSNGQAGSFLRGGGGVGGFRAEGPEKRAAPSESIAGREGDGGPAAGRAQSEEASPQEQQKAPPVVAVGGGSRGNKAPGLRYEEIDCLINEEHTIKGRREGAEVFLPFSWVEKYFDVYGKVAQYDGYDRFEFSHSYSKVYAQRGPYHPDGVFMSFEGYNVEVRDRVKCISGVEGVPLSTQWGPQGYFYPIQIAQYGLSHYSKNLTEKPPNVVVYETAEEREPGGRSGDWTVPKGGSVTTVPDKARFTNVKHFVVPENSEGAWLALGNGRDFILSLDLRLVGNGSVSVVLETTEKGPPFTLHYVSDSHLISFKDRDVSYGIGARSGWSTLTRDLVTDLRKGVGLSHTKAVKPTKIMPRKVVRLVVRGRGFLDNVTVSSTAHMAAFFAASDWLVRNQDERGGWPIMVTRKLGEGFRSLEPGWYSAMAQGQAMSTLVRAFLLTKEQAFLAAALRATAPYKLPSEQRGVKAVFMGRHDWYEEYPTRPSSFVLNGFMYSLIGLYDLKETAGEALGREARGLYERGMDSLKAMLPLYDTGSGTVYDLRHFMLGAAPNLARWDYHTTHINQLQLLSTVDDSPVFREFAKRWKGYLRGGRAKHN, from the exons ATGCGTTGCCTGGCGGCCCGCATCAACTACAAGACCCTGATCGTCATCTGCGTGCTCTTCACCCTGGTGACGGTCCTGCTCTGGAACCGGTGCTCCAACGGTCAAGCGGGCTCTTTCCTGCGTGGCGGCGGCGGCGTTGGCGGCTTCCGGGCCGAGGGTCCGGAGAAGCGGGCGGCCCCCTCGGAGAGCATCGCGGGGCGCGAGGGCGATGGGGGCCCCGCCGCAGGCCGGGCGCAGAGCGAGGAGGCCTCCCCGCAGGAGCAGCAGAAGGCCCCGCCGGTGGTGGCGGTGGGGGGCGGCTCCCGTGGGAACAAGGCCCCCGGCCTCAGGTACGAGGAGATCGACTGCCTGATCAACGAGGAGCACACCATCAAGGGCCGGCGGGAGGGCGCGGAGGTCTTCCTGCCCTTCTCCTGGGTGGAGAAGTACTTCGACGTCTACGGCAAGGTGGCCCAGTACGACGGCTACGACCGCTTTGAGTTCTCGCACAGCTACTCCAAGGTCTACGCCCAGAGGGGCCCCTACCACCCGGACGGGGTCTTCATGTCCTTCGAGGGCTACAACGTGGAGGTCCGGGACCGGGTCAAGTGCATTAGCGGCGTCGAAG GGGTGCCGCTGTCGACGCAGTGGGGTCCGCAGGGCTACTTCTACCCCATCCAGATCGCCCAGTACGGGCTCAGCCACTACAGCAAGAACCTGACCGAGAAGCCCCCCAACGTGGTGGTCTATGAAACGGCCGAGGAGCGGGAGCCGGGCGGGCGATCCGGGGACTGGACCGTGCCCAAGGGCGGCTCCGTGACCACGGTGCCGGACAAGGCCCGCTTCACCAACGTCAAGCACTTCGTGGTCCCAG AAAACTCGGAGGGTGCCTGGCTGGCGCTGGGCAACGGGCGGGACTTCATCCTGTCCTTGGACCTGCGCTTGGTGGGCAACGGCAGCGTCTCGGTGGTCCTGGAGACGACGGAGAAGGGCCCGCCCTTCACGCTGCACTACGTCTCGGACTCGCACCTCATCTCCTTCAAGGACCGGGACGTCTCGTACGGGATCGGGGCCCGGTCCGGCTGGAGCACGCTCACCCGGGACCTGGTGACGGACCTGCGCAAAGGGGTGGGCCTCTCGCACACCAAGGCGGTCAAGCCCACCAAGATCATGCCCCGGAAGGTGGTGCGGCTGGTGGTGCGCGGCAGGGGCTTCCTCGACAACGTCACCGTCTCCTCCACCGCCCACATGGCCGCCTTCTTCGCCGCCAGCGACTGGCTGGTGCGCAACCAGGACGAGCGGGGCGGCTGGCCCATCATGGTGACCCGGAAGCTGGGGGAGGGGTTCCGGTCGCTGGAGCCGGGCTGGTACTCGGCCATGGCGCAGGGGCAGGCCATGTCCACGCTGGTGCGGGCCTTCCTGCTGACCAAGGAGCAGGCCTTCCTGGCGGCCGCGCTGCGGGCCACGGCCCCGTACAAGCTGCCCTCGGAGCAGCGCGGCGTGAAGGCCGTCTTCATGGGCCGGCACGACTGGTACGAGGAGTACCCCACGCGGCCCAGCTCCTTCGTGCTCAACGGCTTCATGTACTCCCTCATCGGCCTCTACGACCTGAAGGAGACGGCCGGGGAGGCGCTGGGCAGGGAGGCCCGGGGGCTGTACGAGCGCGGCATGGACTCCCTCAAGGCCATGCTCCCGCTCTACGACACCGGCTCCGGCACCGTCTACGACCTGCGCCACTTCATGCTGGGCGCCGCCCCCAACCTGGCCCGCTGGGACTACCACACCACGCACATCAACCAGCTCCAGCTGCTCAGCACCGTCGACGACAGCCCCGTCTTCAGGGAGTTCGCCAAGCGCTGGAAGGGCTACCTGCGCGGCGGGAGGGCCAAGCACAACTGA